A single Methanospirillum lacunae DNA region contains:
- a CDS encoding ParA family protein has translation MLITVTAFAHHKGGTGKTTTCLQVAGFLVKSGRRVLVIDTDPQANATLGLGIHPDTPARNIYHYYSSQNSPDTDPVSLASLIIRTISNIDLIPSHLDLVGAESLLYQNPERYEILAREVASLKDRYDHILIDTPPFLGQFLLNGIIAADRTVIVFSPDSFALNGYENIRLILSDIEEILNKKIQIKMAVLNRWSLPVSEQSFFSKISARFTRQTKSDQTEEIKHILEDQMKREVGLVIQVPESQQVGLSNRRGMPLAFSHPEDPAAKAFEQIAQALDQG, from the coding sequence ATCCTGATAACTGTCACAGCCTTTGCTCATCATAAAGGAGGAACTGGAAAAACCACTACCTGTCTTCAGGTAGCTGGGTTTCTGGTGAAATCAGGTCGCCGGGTTCTGGTTATTGATACTGATCCCCAGGCCAATGCTACCCTCGGGCTTGGGATTCATCCGGATACGCCGGCTCGCAATATTTATCACTACTACTCGTCACAAAATAGTCCTGACACCGACCCGGTTTCACTTGCTAGTTTGATCATACGCACGATATCAAACATCGATCTTATTCCTTCTCACCTGGATCTGGTTGGTGCAGAATCTCTGCTCTACCAGAACCCTGAACGGTATGAGATCCTGGCCAGAGAGGTAGCATCTCTTAAAGACCGGTACGATCATATCCTGATCGATACACCTCCATTCCTGGGTCAGTTTTTATTAAATGGTATTATTGCAGCAGATAGGACTGTTATTGTCTTTTCTCCGGATAGTTTTGCTCTGAATGGATACGAGAATATCAGGCTTATCCTATCTGACATTGAAGAGATACTGAACAAGAAGATCCAGATAAAAATGGCTGTATTAAACCGGTGGAGCCTGCCGGTTTCTGAACAGTCATTCTTTTCAAAAATCTCTGCCAGGTTTACAAGACAGACAAAATCGGATCAGACTGAAGAAATAAAGCATATCCTTGAGGATCAGATGAAGCGTGAAGTGGGCCTAGTGATTCAGGTTCCCGAAAGTCAGCAGGTAGGGCTGTCAAACAGACGGGGAATGCCACTCGCGTTTTCTCATCCTGAGGATCCTGCAGCAAAGGCTTTTGAACAGATAGCGCAGGCTCTTGATCAGGGGTGA
- the ercA gene encoding alcohol dehydrogenase-like regulatory protein ErcA, whose translation MTDPSVFELRKFVAPEIVYGDGARFLAGRFASIFQAEKILVVTDPGIIASGITAEILESLDEAGIRYSVFSDIVPNPHAESVMEGARIYKDNHCTGIIAVGGGSPIDCAKGIGIVSSNNRHILEFEGVDMVEIPAPPLICIPTTSGSSADVSQFAIISDKARKVKIAIISKTLVPDVALIDPSTLMTLGPDLTLHTVLDALTHAIEAYVSNAHSSITDIHALEAIRLVWSYLPLVMQDPTNLEYRSYTMLASMHAGLAFSNASLGAVHAMAHSLGGFLDLPHGMCNAMLLPAVIRFNYQGAQERYDTIAKVMGIDMTGSSGEARGKLLISTLLNFYHVIGFSSNLSEAGVKKSHLMDLADKAMTDACMVTNPRQIEREDLLSIYESAL comes from the coding sequence ATGACCGATCCGTCAGTCTTTGAACTGAGAAAGTTCGTAGCGCCGGAGATCGTGTACGGAGACGGTGCCCGCTTTTTGGCAGGTAGATTTGCCTCGATTTTTCAGGCCGAAAAAATACTGGTTGTAACAGATCCTGGGATTATCGCTTCAGGAATTACTGCTGAAATTCTTGAGAGCCTAGATGAGGCAGGAATCAGGTACTCTGTTTTTTCTGATATTGTGCCTAACCCCCATGCCGAATCTGTTATGGAAGGTGCCAGGATTTATAAAGATAATCATTGCACCGGCATCATCGCTGTTGGTGGGGGCTCGCCTATTGATTGTGCCAAAGGGATCGGAATTGTCAGTTCAAACAACCGCCACATTCTGGAGTTTGAAGGGGTTGATATGGTAGAAATACCAGCTCCACCACTCATATGTATCCCCACTACCTCCGGGAGTAGTGCTGATGTCTCACAGTTTGCAATTATCTCTGACAAGGCCAGGAAAGTGAAGATAGCTATTATTTCAAAAACCCTGGTCCCCGATGTGGCACTGATTGACCCATCAACCCTCATGACTCTTGGGCCTGATCTGACCCTTCATACAGTCCTAGATGCCCTGACTCATGCAATCGAGGCCTATGTCTCAAATGCACATTCTTCAATAACTGATATTCACGCTCTTGAAGCTATCAGATTGGTCTGGTCGTACCTCCCGCTTGTTATGCAGGATCCAACTAACCTAGAGTATCGTTCCTATACGATGCTTGCAAGTATGCATGCAGGGCTTGCCTTCTCAAATGCAAGCCTTGGTGCTGTACATGCAATGGCACACAGCCTTGGAGGATTTCTCGATCTTCCTCATGGGATGTGCAACGCTATGCTTCTTCCTGCAGTAATCCGATTTAATTACCAGGGAGCACAGGAGCGGTATGATACTATTGCGAAGGTGATGGGGATTGATATGACTGGAAGTTCCGGAGAGGCACGAGGCAAGTTACTCATCTCTACCCTGCTGAATTTCTATCATGTAATCGGTTTTTCTAGTAACCTCTCAGAAGCCGGCGTGAAAAAATCCCATCTCATGGATCTTGCAGATAAGGCTATGACTGATGCCTGTATGGTTACAAATCCCCGCCAAATTGAACGTGAAGACCTGCTGAGCATTTATGAATCGGCTCTCTGA
- a CDS encoding DNA-deoxyinosine glycosylase: MNRLSDRLIGFEPVVDITSRVLIVGSFPSKLSLQTGQYYANPRNDFWKIMGTIIGMPVDLPYDDRLSFLLSQGFGLWDVVYSCSRMGSSDSAIRDPEPAPIGSLLSRYPGISAVFCNGRRSETGLEQAMKLGQENKKRMVHTGYLPSSSPAHAVRFEEKCQSWMILRDYIVP; this comes from the coding sequence ATGAATCGGCTCTCTGACCGTCTTATTGGGTTTGAACCGGTAGTTGATATCACAAGCCGGGTCCTAATTGTCGGGAGTTTTCCATCCAAACTTTCTCTTCAGACCGGGCAATATTATGCAAATCCCAGAAATGATTTCTGGAAAATAATGGGAACAATCATCGGAATGCCTGTTGATCTTCCATATGATGACAGGCTTTCCTTCCTTCTTTCCCAGGGGTTTGGACTTTGGGATGTTGTATATTCATGTTCCCGGATGGGAAGTTCTGATTCAGCTATCAGGGATCCAGAACCTGCCCCGATTGGTTCACTTCTATCCCGTTATCCTGGAATCAGCGCTGTTTTCTGTAATGGGAGGCGTTCAGAAACAGGGCTTGAGCAGGCAATGAAACTGGGCCAGGAAAATAAAAAGCGAATGGTTCATACCGGGTATCTTCCATCAAGCAGCCCGGCCCATGCAGTTCGTTTTGAAGAAAAATGTCAATCATGGATGATTCTGCGTGATTATATCGTTCCATGA